The following are from one region of the Paenibacillus protaetiae genome:
- a CDS encoding MerR family transcriptional regulator: MGDDIRRNMALFPIGIVMKLTDLTARQIRYYEQHELIVPARTSGNQRLFSFNDVERLLEIKSLIEKGVNIAGIKQVMYPVSKESEEATVVSEQSEVKRRELSDAQLHRMLKQQLLEKQRPGQASLIQGQLTRFLNNKR, encoded by the coding sequence ATGGGTGATGATATTCGCCGCAATATGGCGCTGTTTCCGATCGGCATCGTCATGAAACTGACGGATCTGACAGCACGCCAAATCCGTTATTATGAGCAGCATGAGCTGATTGTTCCGGCCAGAACATCCGGTAATCAACGATTGTTTTCATTTAATGATGTTGAGCGGCTGCTCGAAATCAAATCATTGATTGAGAAAGGCGTCAATATTGCAGGTATTAAGCAAGTCATGTATCCGGTTTCGAAAGAATCGGAAGAGGCTACAGTCGTAAGCGAGCAATCCGAGGTGAAACGCCGCGAATTGTCCGATGCCCAGCTGCATCGGATGCTGAAGCAGCAGCTTTTGGAAAAACAGCGCCCGGGCCAAGCATCGCTTATTCAGGGCCAGCTGACGCGCTTCCTCAACAACAAGCGTTAA
- a CDS encoding aminotransferase class I/II-fold pyridoxal phosphate-dependent enzyme, whose translation MKWQHEDQGIWDKLEKLANEAEELAQEQLRHRDYVAERNQWKVIRSFQKHQVSDFHFSGSTGYGYNDRGREVLDEVYADVFGAEAALVRPHFVSGTHTIGTALFGVLRPGDELLYITGTPYDTLHKVIGKPGDGTGSLQDWGVTYREVPLLEGGDLDWAGIEAAIHRNTKVIGIQRSRGYSWRASFTVAQIGEMVAKVKAIKPDVLVFVDNCYGEFTELAEPTEVGVDLMAGSLIKNPGGGLAETGGYIAGTAKAVEAAAYRLTAPGIGGEVGAMLGTLRSMYQGLFLAPHLVGQAVKGSIVAAALFEKLGFETHPRWDAPRTDLIQAVRFGGPDHLIAFVQGIQQAAAVDAHVVPEPWDMPGYEHPVIMAAGTFIQGGSLELSADAPVREPYIAYMQGGLTYAHAKYGMLTALFQLVKRELVVIKPHTD comes from the coding sequence ATGAAATGGCAGCATGAGGATCAAGGCATATGGGATAAGCTGGAGAAGCTGGCGAACGAAGCGGAAGAACTGGCACAGGAGCAGCTACGGCACCGGGATTACGTGGCTGAACGGAATCAGTGGAAAGTAATCCGTTCGTTTCAGAAACATCAGGTAAGCGATTTTCATTTCTCAGGTTCGACGGGTTACGGGTATAATGACCGGGGCCGGGAGGTGCTGGATGAAGTGTATGCGGATGTGTTTGGAGCAGAAGCGGCGCTGGTCAGACCGCATTTTGTTTCCGGCACGCATACGATCGGCACCGCCCTTTTTGGCGTGCTTCGTCCGGGGGACGAGCTGTTGTACATAACGGGGACGCCCTACGATACGCTTCATAAAGTGATCGGCAAACCTGGCGACGGAACAGGTTCTCTTCAGGATTGGGGAGTGACGTACAGGGAAGTTCCGCTGCTGGAGGGTGGCGATCTGGACTGGGCCGGCATTGAAGCGGCCATTCACCGGAACACGAAGGTTATCGGTATCCAGCGTTCGCGGGGCTACAGCTGGCGGGCTTCTTTTACGGTAGCCCAGATTGGCGAGATGGTTGCCAAAGTAAAAGCGATCAAGCCGGATGTGCTGGTGTTTGTCGACAACTGCTACGGCGAGTTCACGGAACTGGCCGAACCAACCGAGGTTGGTGTCGACCTGATGGCCGGCTCATTAATTAAAAATCCCGGCGGCGGACTTGCGGAAACCGGCGGTTATATTGCAGGGACTGCGAAGGCGGTGGAAGCCGCCGCTTACCGGCTGACGGCGCCCGGCATCGGCGGGGAAGTAGGGGCTATGCTCGGTACGCTTCGTTCCATGTATCAAGGCTTGTTCCTGGCTCCCCATTTGGTGGGACAAGCTGTCAAAGGCAGTATTGTGGCAGCGGCATTATTCGAGAAGCTCGGGTTCGAGACGCATCCGCGCTGGGATGCGCCGCGCACTGATTTGATTCAGGCGGTCCGCTTTGGCGGTCCGGACCATTTGATCGCTTTCGTACAAGGCATTCAGCAGGCAGCAGCGGTAGATGCGCATGTTGTGCCGGAGCCTTGGGACATGCCGGGTTACGAACATCCTGTCATCATGGCGGCAGGTACGTTTATTCAAGGTGGCAGCTTGGAGTTATCTGCCGATGCGCCGGTCCGCGAGCCGTATATCGCTTACATGCAGGGTGGGCTTACTTACGCGCATGCGAAATACGGTATGCTTACAGCATTGTTTCAGCTTGTCAAACGAGAGTTAGTTGTAATTAAACCTCACACAGATTGA
- the hflX gene encoding GTPase HflX, which yields MKDNMYETNHAIPEKAILISLVTPELERKLAVTAEQSLDELIQLTETAGVEVLTTVMQNKDTPDSKWFIGKGKVEEVKLLADELGATTAIFDQELSGAQVRNLEEALDLKIVDRTQLILDIFAQRAKTREGIIQVELAQLNYLLPRLSGHGKNLSRLGGGIGTRGPGESKLETDRRHIRGRISDLKQQLEEVVRHRKLHRERRRKTGVIQVALAGYTNAGKSTLLRELTQADVYVENQLFATLDPTSRLLELPNGREVVLTDTVGFIQQLPHELVAAFRATLEEVLEANLILHVIDGSSPVREEQIATVEQILGELGADSGMRINVYNKKDLWDEETRKQFIPHGNALVISAYDPNDLALLRQAIQDRLSGEQAVFAIPAERGDLISLAYRSGEVIRQETEEDKLLLTIQLSKQEYALHGSRLHPFRQ from the coding sequence ATGAAAGACAACATGTACGAAACGAACCATGCCATTCCCGAAAAAGCAATTTTGATCAGCCTGGTTACTCCCGAATTGGAGAGGAAGCTGGCCGTCACCGCCGAACAATCGCTGGATGAGCTTATTCAGCTGACGGAAACGGCCGGTGTGGAAGTGCTGACAACCGTGATGCAAAATAAAGATACGCCGGATTCAAAGTGGTTTATCGGCAAAGGCAAGGTTGAGGAAGTCAAACTGCTGGCGGATGAACTGGGGGCCACAACGGCCATTTTTGACCAAGAGCTTTCCGGCGCCCAGGTCCGCAATTTGGAAGAAGCGCTGGATTTAAAAATTGTCGACCGGACGCAGCTGATTCTCGATATTTTTGCGCAGCGCGCCAAGACGCGGGAGGGCATTATTCAAGTCGAGCTGGCCCAGCTCAATTATTTGCTCCCGCGCTTGTCGGGCCATGGCAAAAACTTATCCCGCCTCGGAGGCGGGATCGGTACACGCGGCCCCGGTGAGTCAAAACTCGAGACGGACCGCAGGCATATCCGCGGCCGGATATCCGATTTAAAGCAGCAGCTGGAGGAGGTCGTCCGCCACCGGAAGCTGCACCGCGAGCGCAGGCGCAAGACGGGCGTAATTCAAGTTGCGCTTGCCGGTTATACGAACGCGGGCAAATCCACTTTGCTCCGCGAACTGACGCAAGCGGATGTGTATGTGGAGAACCAGCTGTTTGCAACGCTGGACCCGACATCGCGGCTGCTCGAGCTGCCGAATGGCAGGGAAGTGGTTCTGACGGATACGGTTGGATTCATCCAGCAGCTGCCGCATGAGCTGGTCGCCGCTTTTCGGGCGACCTTAGAGGAAGTGCTGGAAGCCAATCTGATATTGCATGTTATCGACGGCAGCTCTCCGGTACGGGAAGAACAGATCGCAACCGTGGAGCAGATCCTCGGCGAGCTAGGCGCGGATAGCGGCATGCGAATAAATGTGTATAATAAAAAAGATCTGTGGGACGAGGAAACCCGCAAGCAGTTCATTCCGCACGGCAACGCGCTTGTCATCAGCGCCTATGATCCAAATGATCTGGCGCTGCTGCGGCAGGCGATTCAAGATCGGCTGTCGGGAGAACAGGCTGTTTTTGCGATTCCGGCGGAACGCGGCGATCTCATTTCGCTTGCTTACAGGAGCGGTGAGGTGATCCGGCAGGAAACAGAGGAAGACAAGCTGCTGCTTACGATTCAGTTAAGCAAGCAGGAGTACGCGCTGCACGGAAGCCGGCTTCACCCGTTCAGGCAGTAA
- a CDS encoding AAA family ATPase: MNGHSISGAKNGTRPSRQINVVLRSQDSAQASAQAHAIENEPLPAVKPLPSTDQFADIQKELDPMIGMDNVKALVYEIYALLYISRMRSEAGLHGGSQVYHMIFRGNPGTGKTTIARIIAKLFQKMGVLSKGHLIEVERADLVGEYIGHTAQKTRDLVRKALGGVLFIDEAYSLARGGEKDFGKEAIDTLVKAMEDNRNQFILILAGYPLEIEQFLQTNPGLPSRFPIQIDFPDYSIDQLIQISELMAKDRDYYLMPQAIFKLRQHLMQEKMNDLFSFSNARYVRNVIEKSIRHQAVRLLTQYASGVPPKQELMTIKPEDLKWDAKGV; this comes from the coding sequence ATGAACGGACACTCCATCTCGGGAGCGAAAAACGGTACAAGACCGTCCCGTCAAATTAATGTTGTGCTTAGAAGCCAAGATTCGGCGCAAGCTTCCGCGCAAGCGCATGCCATTGAGAATGAGCCGCTCCCGGCGGTTAAGCCGCTTCCTTCTACAGACCAGTTTGCAGATATTCAGAAAGAACTGGATCCGATGATCGGGATGGACAATGTAAAGGCTCTAGTGTATGAAATATACGCTTTGCTTTATATAAGCCGGATGCGTTCGGAAGCCGGCTTACACGGCGGATCACAGGTATACCATATGATTTTCCGCGGCAACCCGGGAACCGGCAAAACAACAATAGCCCGTATCATCGCCAAGCTGTTCCAAAAGATGGGCGTGTTATCTAAAGGGCATTTGATTGAGGTAGAGCGCGCCGATCTGGTCGGCGAATACATCGGACATACGGCGCAAAAAACGCGCGATCTGGTGCGCAAAGCGCTGGGCGGCGTTTTATTCATTGATGAAGCCTACAGCCTGGCCCGCGGCGGAGAAAAGGATTTCGGCAAAGAAGCCATCGACACGCTTGTAAAAGCAATGGAAGACAACCGGAATCAATTTATACTTATATTGGCGGGATACCCGCTTGAAATTGAACAATTTTTGCAGACGAATCCCGGGCTGCCTTCCCGTTTCCCGATTCAAATTGATTTTCCGGACTACTCGATTGACCAGTTGATTCAAATTTCCGAGTTGATGGCAAAAGACCGCGATTATTATTTAATGCCGCAGGCCATATTCAAATTAAGGCAGCATTTGATGCAGGAAAAAATGAACGATTTATTTTCATTCAGCAATGCGCGGTATGTGCGCAACGTCATTGAGAAATCGATCCGCCATCAGGCGGTAAGGCTGCTGACGCAATATGCAAGCGGCGTACCCCCGAAGCAGGAGCTGATGACCATTAAGCCGGAGGATTTGAAGTGGGATGCCAAAGGCGTGTAA
- a CDS encoding YdcF family protein has translation MMAETNKRSSARKRKQDGKARLLLFRAAAWFIVIGVVWTGYLLYRINGYDYNKEIPPADAGIVLGAALWDDVPSPALKERLDYAYELLESGKVHKLILTGGLDGNGSKLTEAEGMRNYLAALGVPEDKLLLELKARSTYENLLYSKPIVEAYQLNSLLLITHDYHAARASDIAHYLHYPQTTTAAFHTEVLSPVKNESREVLAFTKWELDKLLMTVHLKAD, from the coding sequence ATGATGGCGGAAACAAACAAAAGGAGCAGCGCGCGCAAGCGAAAGCAAGACGGCAAGGCGCGGCTGCTCCTGTTTCGTGCTGCGGCCTGGTTTATCGTCATTGGTGTTGTATGGACAGGCTATTTGCTGTATCGAATCAACGGTTATGATTACAATAAAGAAATTCCTCCTGCTGACGCAGGTATCGTATTAGGGGCAGCCCTGTGGGATGATGTGCCAAGCCCGGCGCTGAAGGAAAGGCTTGATTACGCGTATGAGCTTTTGGAAAGCGGTAAAGTGCATAAGCTCATTTTAACCGGCGGGCTGGATGGCAACGGCTCGAAGCTGACCGAAGCGGAAGGCATGCGCAATTATTTGGCAGCGCTTGGCGTTCCTGAGGACAAGCTGCTGCTGGAGCTGAAAGCGCGAAGCACGTACGAGAACTTGCTTTACTCCAAACCGATTGTGGAAGCTTACCAGTTGAACAGCTTATTGCTCATTACACATGATTATCATGCGGCCAGAGCGTCGGATATTGCCCATTATCTGCATTATCCGCAAACAACGACAGCTGCTTTCCATACCGAGGTGCTAAGCCCCGTGAAAAATGAATCACGAGAAGTTCTCGCATTTACGAAGTGGGAGCTGGACAAGCTGTTAATGACGGTGCATTTGAAGGCGGATTGA
- a CDS encoding DUF402 domain-containing protein has translation MKRKFSDRANWRRILRKSFSCMSMDSDEFRGLVTFYRIHELREPLWKEYNGRRLCVADRGYLWMQHFPRGEHFVVTTMFDDKGRVVQWYIDVCKTQGLTDQQVPWFDDLYLDVVVLPSGEVFLLDEDELEEAVAIGDVTGKEAAMARKTAGRLLSSIKGGRFRYFTMSLKHRKTLLERTGEVSES, from the coding sequence ATGAAACGAAAATTTTCTGACCGCGCCAACTGGCGGAGAATATTGCGCAAAAGTTTTTCTTGCATGTCCATGGACAGCGATGAGTTTAGAGGGCTGGTTACCTTCTATCGGATTCACGAGCTGCGGGAGCCGCTATGGAAAGAATATAACGGACGACGGCTTTGCGTCGCGGACCGGGGTTATTTGTGGATGCAGCATTTCCCGAGAGGCGAGCATTTTGTGGTGACCACGATGTTTGATGACAAAGGCCGCGTGGTTCAATGGTATATTGACGTCTGCAAAACGCAAGGTTTAACCGACCAGCAGGTGCCGTGGTTCGACGATTTGTATTTGGATGTGGTTGTGCTCCCGTCAGGAGAGGTTTTCCTGCTGGATGAAGATGAGCTGGAAGAGGCGGTAGCTATAGGCGATGTGACCGGCAAGGAAGCGGCGATGGCCCGCAAGACGGCAGGCAGGCTGCTGTCCAGCATCAAAGGCGGCAGATTCAGGTATTTCACGATGAGCCTGAAGCATCGCAAAACATTGCTTGAGCGCACCGGCGAGGTAAGCGAATCATGA